CAAGTAAGAGAGCAAGATAGAATAACAACCTAGACgaagtttgaaacaaagagaacGAATAAGCCGACTCATTATCACGTTTATGTGGGATGAAAAAAAATTTTACCCGGTATTATTACCGATCGGAAAATCTATCATCCAACGGAATTCAATTCTTATTTGGAACCACCTGATTGTTCTTCCCACCCTAAATGGGGGCGGGTAATAGAGTGATAGCCCGGACAAAAAGGGGAGGCTCGTCCTGTCCTCTGGTGCTTGTACGGTTCCCCCTCCCAAACATGTGACTGAAAGGTTATCTCTGACTTGATATGATCCAACTCGGCTTGTAGAAGATCCACCTTAGCCTTCTGCTGGTCCAAGGCTTGTtgttgttgagatattagtaaACTATCTGCATGAACTTTTCTGGTTAGAACAGTTATTTCTGAAGTGTACTGGGCTCTTAAATCATCCAACTCCTCAGTCTTTTGCTTCAACTTTAAATAGACTTTGTTCCTCAAAGCCACTTCTGATTGGACCTGCGATTGAACTGCTAATAGACGTACCTCTAGTTCTCTTTAGTGTGAACGATGTATATCCAAAGCTTGCATTGCCTCAACTAAAGATTTTTCCTTCTCATATATCAATTGATCCCGGGGGGAAGATCTGAAGCCATGACTTCTAATAAAATCTTTAGAAAGGAAGTAGAACAAGAAGGAGCAAAGCTGGATGTTGTATAAGGTAGGATCGTACCCTTATTTAAATTGCTAGAGGTATCACGGGATCATTGTAGTAGGGGTCACGAGATCATTGTATCAGGAATCACGGGATCATTGTAGCAGGGGTCACGAGATCACTGTCATAAATATGAAGGGTTcaggaaaaattaatatttagcaAAAAGATAAAAGTAAACTTAGGTATAGTCAGTCGGGCACaactccttcgactagacttgagggggagactagtgatatgggttataaggAGTGAACCCCGTACAATAATGTGAAAGGGGATATAAGTAGAAAGAGAAAAAGTAGAGAAGCCTGGGTAAGGTAAATGCACTCGGTCAGAAAATCTCGGTCAAAAATGTAGAACCGATCGGGGTAAAACTGACTGAGTGCACGACATAGGTAGATATGCTCGGCAGGCAAAGCTCGGTCAAGCATAGAGCGTCGGACGAACCAAAATGAGTGAAATATTAGCACACGCACCTACCCCCGATAGGAAAGCCTCGGTCGAGCATGAAATCACGACCGAGAATATAAGCTCGACCGAGAATACAAAGCCCGGCCAAGCTTAAAGGCGTGCATTCCTAAGCAATCTCTACAGCTGGTCAAACGAAAATCGATTGCATATCATAAGGCTCGACACAACTCAATAGGTGAAGCCCGATCGGACATaaacataatataaatataacacaCTCGGCCGTAGAAGTCTGGTCGAGTATAAACATAACTCGCTCGGTAATATAAATTCAAGTGAATGAGCAGACATATAAACTAAGATAGGCAAAAGGAGCTCGGCTTGGAAATATATAATAACGAAATTAAATAGTAATTTAAATATGAGATAAATTACTGGATAAAAttgtttataaattattcacaattaagCTTATTAGAGTTTAAGTTGATTTgtgttaattatttttatacatCAACTATTGTTGACGAAAGTTTAACTGTTTGAAATTATCAATTATAGTTCGGTTCATTGTTTACGGAGTCTGTTCGGATGAATCTAATGACTagtatataaaatattataatcaTGAGATCTGAGATTTGAATCTCGACAAAagctaatcactattccaaagactaattTATGTAAAAACGAacataatttacctcctccgtgttgaccctatGACGGGTGAGTTGGCGAATACTAAAAACGAATATATTCGTCTTTTACCAACACAAAGGTCTAAGATTATTAtttatgtaaaaaataaaaaaatttataaatataaaaaaaaataattgcatgaatttattatttaaattgcTTACATATATCCATTTAGGAAATTAAAGTTCACATGGTTTGgtacttatttttttattatttaacattaatataattttataattaaataaattatattttttgataaattatcaTTAAATATATTATCTCAAATACTCCGTCCCGTTAACTATTAGAGCCTCGGGGCTTCAGGCAGGCCTTCCAAGAAGAGTCTTGAGTAAGAAAGGGGGAAGCACATTCCAAACATAAATCCTTGGAAGCCAAATAAACATATTAAAGTTGCCCTACACTTcaattttcagaattttaaagTTGCccgtcctatttttttttttaaaaaaacatattaaaaaataaaagataattttatGACTACTAACTAAACACATAATCCATAAATGCATTGACTCATGAAAAGTAATAATAATGGTGCTTCAAAATCTTGTagacaacaaaatataaattaagtTCAATCCCTTCAGAATGCCATGCAAATGCTCGATCAACACTTACCACCAGACGAGAAAAGCGACTAAGAATATAGTGAAGGATGGCTCAATGAAGCAGCTCATTTCTTCTTGGCAGCTGCCTTTGTGACCTTGGCACCGGTTGGATCCTTCTTCTCGACACTCTTGATGACACCGACAGCCACAGTCTGTCTCATGTCCCTCACGGCAAAACGACCGAGAGGCGGGTACTCAGAGAAGGTCTCAACTACCATTTGCTTGGTGGGAATCATCTTGACGAATCCAGCATCACCGTTCTTGAGGAACTTGGGCTCCTTCTCGAGTTCCTTGCCGGAGCGTCTGTCAATCTTGGTAAGAATTTCAGCAAACTTGACAGCTATATGGGAGGTGTGGCAATCGAGGACGGGGGCATATCCATTGCCAATCTGGCCAGGGTGGTTCATGATGATGACCTGAGATGTAAAATTAGCTGCCTCCTTTGCAGGATCATCCTTGGAGTTGGAAGCAACAAAGCCTCGCTTGAGATCCTTGACTGCAACGTTCTTAACATTGAACCCAACATTGTCGCCAGGAAGAGCCTCTTGTAGAGCCTCATGGTGCATTTCCACAGACTTGACTTCAGTGGTGAGACCGGTTGGACCGAAAGTGACAACCATACCAGGCTTGAGGACACCAGTCTCCACACGGCCTACTGGGACAGTCCCAATGCCTCCGATCTTGTAGACATCCTGTAGTGGAAGGCGAAGGGGTTTGTCCGTAGGCCTCTTTGGCTCATTAACCAAGTCAAGGGCCTCGAGAAGGGTTGGACCCTTGTACCAGTCCAAGTTGGTCGACCGCTCAATCATGTTATCACCTTCGAAACCAGAAATGGGAACGAATGGGATCTTGTCAGGATTATAACCAACTTTCTTGAGGTAAGAAGAGACCTCCTTAACGATTTCATCATATCGAGCCTTGGAGTACTTTGGGGTAGTGGCATCCATCTAAAACAAAGTAAAAAACCAAAGAGAATATTAGATGAAAAAAAAATCCAGTTCACCATCGCAACACAATGAAGAAGTCAACTAATTTAGAGATTTATTGATCACCTTGTTGCAGCAGCAAATCATCTGTTTAACACCAAGAGTGAAAGCAAGGAGAGCATGTTCTCGTGTTTGGCCATCCTTTGAAATACCTGCCTCAAAACCACCAGTGGTTGAATCAATAATGAGAACTGCACAATCAGCCTGAGAGGTTCCAGTGATCATGTTCTTGATAAAGTCACGGTGCCCAGGTGCATCAATGACAGTGCAGTAGTACTTTGTGGTCTCGAACTTCCAAAGAGCAATATCAATGGTGATACCACGCTCACGCTCAGCCTTAAGCTTGTCAAGAACCCAAGCATATTTGAAAGAtcttttattcatctcagctgcTTCTTTCTCAAACCTCTCAATTACACGCTTGTCAATGCCGCCAAGCTTGTAAATGAGATGACCAGTGGTGGTCGATTTACCAGAATCGACATGGCCAATGACCACAATGCTTATATGAACCTTTTCCTTGCCCATAATTTCTAGAAGAGACCAAATAAGGAGTCGTGAataataaattaaacaaaaagCATCAAAACATCTAAAGCATGTTAAATGCAAGAATTTAATTGAAATATTCTTGTAAATATGCAAGGGTGAAGATCACCTGAGCCAACCCAAAATGAACTCAAATAGTGAAAAAGTGCCCAATATTTCCTATAAATGCATTGAAACACTAAATTTGAAACCTCTTTAACCAAAAGTAGAAGGAAAGCTAACAGAAATTAAATTAGCAAATAAATTCTAAAAGGACATCTTTCCATAGTTTCATAGAATAGAATTACAGAATTAATGATTATACATCAAAGTCTTAGCAAATTGTGTATACTAGCTATGTAGCAATTCACTTTGTAACAAGAAGGGGGTGGCAAAATATTTAAACTCCAAAATAAACAGTCCAAAATAATATACATATTGTGGTTGTGTTCGAAAATTGCATATTCCTGTAACCGGGTAAGGAATAATGATATCCTGAGCCTACCAGAAAACAAACTCAAAACATGATAATTCTCTGTATTCTTAATATATGCCTCCAGAACAAAGCCACAAAGGAAGAATAAAATGAAAACCTTGCAGCTGAAGGAGAGGCAAAGCAAACAGAGATCGTACAAGCAAATGACCTCTTTGATCTATGGAGGTCCAATAATTACAcaaaaaaatttcaatatatATACAAGCATGTATAAATGCCATTTTACTGTTCCATAGGACATATTGCTGTAAACATATAAGGGGAAATGATATCCTGAGTCAACCAGAAACAAACTCAAAACATGAAAATACCCTATATTATCAATATATGCCTCCAGGACAAAGCCACAAAGAAACATTAAACTGGAAACCTTGAAGCTGAAAATAGAGGCACAACCAACAGAAATAGACTAGCTGTCAAATTCTTAGAAAGACATcttactttctttttttaaccacaCAACCAGCTATATGTCCATACTGACGTGAATAAATTAGGACTACAGACTTTCACAGCAATTCCGGCATTAAAAACCATCAAGACATGTGGATCAAGGATTAAAACACCAGACCATGCAGCCAAGTAAATAATACCATTGAAAAAGATCAGTTTTAATAATTACAAGGAGACTAAGAATCATCCGaactacaaaaataataaaagaccatGCAAACTTATGACTTTCACGGTATTCcaacattagaaaccatcagcaTATGAACATCGAGTAGTTAAGTTAAAAGAACGAGCAGCTGAGTAAAGATAAAAACATCAGCTTTCCTCGATCTGTGATATTCCATAGACAAAGGCATCATTTTTTACAATGATAAGGTGACAAACAGCCTCCAAACCACAGCAATAATAAAATTATAGCTAGATAACCAAGATCTAGATTCTATAATTCCAATCCTGATCACCAATCGGAGGTCCGCAATGCGCAAAACTCCCATAACGACAAAGCAACAGACAGATAATGAAACATCTACAGCTCAAAATacgaagaagcataaacaaacgAACCAAATCATTGCACGATATTTCAAACAAGACGGAGTGATTTCGATCGACATGCTAAAGACATGATAACAACTAAAAGATAATCACCAACACGAATCACTAGTAAAAAAGATGAGCGAGATCTCACCGAATAAAGATCTCGAGAGGAGGAGCCGCAACAATAGAGACGAGCGAAGTGCTTGCGGAATTTGCCGTCTCGTCAAATTTATAGACGGGAACGTCTGGCGACCCACTTAGGGTTTCTATTATGCCCGTCGGATTGCAATATGACGGTTATTATGATGTGATCGGACGGGTAATCTACCGTACGCGCTGTTTAAACAATGAAGCAATAACTTTGTGAGCCCAAAAGCCCATTTTAAGAAAATGGCCCCATTTAATTGGGCCTAAATACGTTGTCGAGATGGATTGCAAATTTGGCAATTATGAACTATTTCTGCGATACTAaaccctttatttatatatatatatatatatatataaatggaaTGTGATATCGCAGGAGAACATTCCTAATATACGAAACCGCTCGATGTGGTTTGATGCGGCTATGATGAGCTGGACGTGTCACgtaagcaaaaaaaaataaaaggaaaaatcaCTACTGTAGTCGCACAACCATTTCTCCACCTCTCCCGTCGGTTGTCGCTGATCTTCACGGGACGTTGACGGATCACCCCTCAGTCGGATCACAACCGGATCATGATCGAATTCCGGTCAAATTGTGATCGAATTCTGGCCAGATGGCGGTCGGAATCCGACCGTTTCATGGCCAAAATCAGCCGCGCCGCTAGCAGACATAGCGCTGTCGATTCTAGCCGCGATCCGGCCTGAATTCGGCCATGATCCGGCCGGAATCCGATCGCGACCGGATTCCAGTAGAATCGTGGCCAGAATTGGCATTGCTGCGTCTACTAGCGTTGCGGCCGATTTTGGCCATGAAACGGTCGAATTCCGGCCACCATCTGGCCGGAATCCGATCGCGATCCGCCCGGAATATGGTCGCGATCGGATTCCAGTCGGATCGTGGCCAGAATCGGCAGCGCTGCGTCTGCTAGCATCGTAGCCGATTCTGGCAACGAAACGGTCGAATTCCGGTCACCATCTAATCGAAATCCGACCGGCGGTGGTCGGGTGTCCAGCGGAAGGTCGACGGTCATGTGACAGTCGATGGTTTGGTGAGGTCGGTGAAAAGACGAAAGAGAGGATGAtgccatgattttttttttttttaggttttgacGTGGAATGTCAAATCATCTCTACCGCATCAAACAgtaaggaatatatatatatatatatatatatatatatatatatatatatatatatatatatatatatttatttatttatttcgcTCCAATAATTGACTTGTTTAATAGATATAAGCATTATACGTCATTGTCTCATAccatctcatatatatatatatttatttatttatttatttatttcgcTCCAATGATTGACTTGTTTAATAGATATAAGCATTATACGTCATTGTCTCATACCATCTCAACACTAATATTTATCGCCACTCACTAAAAACTAATATTTATAGTCACTATCGAaaaactaagggggcgtttggtttaggggaataggagtgaggaatgggaatgagaatcattgattgccattgttaatgtttggattataggaatatgaataggaataagggaatgaatccttgaaattgggtaataactcattcccatgtacctccccttcaatgagtcattaccctattttcatcaatcaaaatattctcttattccaaaaatacccttgacctaaaactaaaattttctcctttaatatcaaatatcaaaatttattttttcttcatatcacttctctctccttgttctctctcatcatattttctctctcatcattttatcacacactttctctctcctatcacactctctttcctcttttttctcattacagtttctctctcctcaatctcttccatcacactctcttccttctttttttcagcatactttctctctcctcaatctctcttatcacactcccttttttttttcctcaacacactttctctctcatcatactttctctctcatcatctctcccatcacactcactgttctcttttttttctcatcacactttctctctcatcatactttctctcaccacaatctctctcatcacacactctctctcccctcattttttctcattacattttctatctcttcatcctctcccatcataatttctctcacatcatattttatctctcatcatgctctcttctatcacattctcttttctcattttctctcatcacactttctctctcttcattctttctcatcacattttctctctcatcattctctttcatcatagttttctctcacattcatctttctctcacatctaattttttttttcttattttcctttaagggtaaaaaaaggaaatattgatttattccgatag
This window of the Zingiber officinale cultivar Zhangliang chromosome 3B, Zo_v1.1, whole genome shotgun sequence genome carries:
- the LOC122056653 gene encoding elongation factor 1-alpha-like produces the protein MGKEKVHISIVVIGHVDSGKSTTTGHLIYKLGGIDKRVIERFEKEAAEMNKRSFKYAWVLDKLKAERERGITIDIALWKFETTKYYCTVIDAPGHRDFIKNMITGTSQADCAVLIIDSTTGGFEAGISKDGQTREHALLAFTLGVKQMICCCNKMDATTPKYSKARYDEIVKEVSSYLKKVGYNPDKIPFVPISGFEGDNMIERSTNLDWYKGPTLLEALDLVNEPKRPTDKPLRLPLQDVYKIGGIGTVPVGRVETGVLKPGMVVTFGPTGLTTEVKSVEMHHEALQEALPGDNVGFNVKNVAVKDLKRGFVASNSKDDPAKEAANFTSQVIIMNHPGQIGNGYAPVLDCHTSHIAVKFAEILTKIDRRSGKELEKEPKFLKNGDAGFVKMIPTKQMVVETFSEYPPLGRFAVRDMRQTVAVGVIKSVEKKDPTGAKVTKAAAKKK